The Kineothrix sp. IPX-CK genomic interval TGTTTCGTAAGGAGGCTGCAGACCTCCTCCGCTTTCTGATAGGACAGCTCCTGAACAATTTCATAGGGCAGACTTTTGGTCATTTTTTCTTCCTTTTGGCATGGAATCACTTCATACTCTATACCAATTTGTTTTAACAGTTCTTTTCTTCTCGGCGATGCCGATGCTAATATTATTCTATTCATGATGAGTCTCCGGTATAAATATACGATCGTCCTCCGCCGTTTTTCCTTCCTGTGCCTCGGCAACCGCCTCCAGTGCGAATTCCTTCTGAGAATTATAAATCGCTTTTCCCCTCTTATCCACCTTCTCATAGCTTCCGTCAGGCTGTAATATATGCGCTTTTACCGTGTCCATAAGCTCGCCTTCCAGAATGTGCACTATTTTTTCCTTCAGCTCATGACGTTCCACCGGAAAGAGAATCTCTACCCTCCGTTCCAGATTACGGGGCATCCAATCCGCGCTGCCGCAATAAATCTCCTTATTGCCACCGTTTTCAAAATAAAATATTCTGCTGTGCTCCAAAAAATTTCCTATGATAGAGCGCACGCTAATATTATCGCTTATCCCGGGGATTCCCACCTTAAGACTGCAAATGCCGCGGATAATGAGTTCTATCTGCACTCCCGCTGCGTTAGCCTCGTATAAGGCTTCTATAATATCCTTGTCGCACAAGGAATTCATCTTTGCAATAATGCGGGCGGGCCGGCCCTCTCTCGCATATTTCGCTTCTCTGCCTATGAGATATAAGAATCTGTCCTTCAGCCAAAGGGGCGCTAACGACAATTTTTTCCATGTACGCGGCTCCGAATAGCCTGACAGCATATTAAATACAGCAGTAGCGTCTTGCCCGATATCCTCGCTGCAAGTGAACATGCCCATATCCGTATAGAGCTTTGCCGTAGCATCGTTATAATTACCCGTTCCAAGATGCACATATCTTCGGATGCCGTCTTCCTCCTGCCTTACCACAAGGGTTATCTTACTGTGTGTTTTTAAACCCACGAGACCGTAGATGACATGGCATCCCGCTTTTTCCAGCATCTTCGCCCATACAATGTTATTTTCCTCGTCAAAACGCGCCTTCAGCTCTACCAGAACAGACACCTGCTTTCCATTCTCCGCCGCCTGAGCCAGCGCCGCAATAATAGGTGAGTTCCCGCTGACACGGTAAAGTGTCTGCTTAATGGCAAGAACCGCAGGGTCCCTCGCCGCCTGCCTTATAAAATCCACCACCGGAGCGAAGGTCTGGTACGGATGATGCAGCAGGATATCTCCCTCCCGTATCCTTTCAAAAATATCACACTCTGCCGGAAGCTCCGGCACCGGCTGGGGCTTTTCGTATCCGGACTCCTTCAGATGGTCGAAACCATCGAGACCGTACATCTTCATGAGGAACGTTAAATCCAAAGGGCCATCTATCTGGTAAATGTCCTTCTCCATAATGGAAAGCTCACTGCCAATCAAACGCAGGAGGCGCTTGTCGATACCGCTTTCCACCTCCAGACGGATTGCCTGTCCCCATTGTCTTTTTTTGAGCTGCTTCTCGATTTCTTTTAATAAATCCTCCGCTTCATCCTCCTCTATGCTCAAATCGGCG includes:
- a CDS encoding RNA degradosome polyphosphate kinase; the encoded protein is MNGKESEKKKVADYNNYTNRELSWILFNKRVLSEARDKQNPLFERLKFLSITASNLDEFFMVRVASLKDMVNAGYTKPDLAGMTPEEQLQRLNEATHELVNLQYSTYKRLLVPLLLQSGLRIIEHHEDMTVKEAEYADKYFMENVYPVLTPMAVDSSRPFPLIRNKSLNLGALVRKKDGEEELEFATVQVPSVLPRIVPLKVENEKEKVVILLEEIIERNIERLFLNYNIVCVYPFRIMRNADLSIEEDEAEDLLKEIEKQLKKRQWGQAIRLEVESGIDKRLLRLIGSELSIMEKDIYQIDGPLDLTFLMKMYGLDGFDHLKESGYEKPQPVPELPAECDIFERIREGDILLHHPYQTFAPVVDFIRQAARDPAVLAIKQTLYRVSGNSPIIAALAQAAENGKQVSVLVELKARFDEENNIVWAKMLEKAGCHVIYGLVGLKTHSKITLVVRQEEDGIRRYVHLGTGNYNDATAKLYTDMGMFTCSEDIGQDATAVFNMLSGYSEPRTWKKLSLAPLWLKDRFLYLIGREAKYAREGRPARIIAKMNSLCDKDIIEALYEANAAGVQIELIIRGICSLKVGIPGISDNISVRSIIGNFLEHSRIFYFENGGNKEIYCGSADWMPRNLERRVEILFPVERHELKEKIVHILEGELMDTVKAHILQPDGSYEKVDKRGKAIYNSQKEFALEAVAEAQEGKTAEDDRIFIPETHHE